From Pangasianodon hypophthalmus isolate fPanHyp1 chromosome 30, fPanHyp1.pri, whole genome shotgun sequence, a single genomic window includes:
- the lyrm2 gene encoding LYR motif-containing protein 2 isoform X2, whose protein sequence is MNINEPALVHYSSPVGGSNTPWRCSLSSECRSQNVTEMSVSRLPPSALTLKQFLQRQKVLGLYRNMLRTIRQVPDEADRKYLKDWAREEFKRNKEATDQIVFKIAFDKRRTY, encoded by the exons atgaatattaatgagcctgcCCTTGTACACTACTCCAgtccagtaggtggcagtaacacaccatggcggtgttcaCTCAGCTCTGAGTGTAGATCACAAAATGTGACTGAAATGTCCGTGTCAAGATTACCACCTTCTGCACTGACCCTCAAACAG tttttgcagAGACAGAAAGTTTTAGGTCTGTACCGTAATATGCTGAGGACAATCCGCCAAGTTCCAGATGAAGCAGATCGTAAATATTTGAAGGACTGGGCAAGAGAGGAGTTCAAGAGGAACAAGGAGGCCACAGATCAG atagttTTTAAGattgcctttgacaaaagaagaacatattga
- the lyrm2 gene encoding LYR motif-containing protein 2 isoform X1, with amino-acid sequence MSVSRLPPSALTLKQFLQRQKVLGLYRNMLRTIRQVPDEADRKYLKDWAREEFKRNKEATDQDAIRMMITQANNHLEELKRSLALAGR; translated from the exons ATGTCCGTGTCAAGATTACCACCTTCTGCACTGACCCTCAAACAG tttttgcagAGACAGAAAGTTTTAGGTCTGTACCGTAATATGCTGAGGACAATCCGCCAAGTTCCAGATGAAGCAGATCGTAAATATTTGAAGGACTGGGCAAGAGAGGAGTTCAAGAGGAACAAGGAGGCCACAGATCAG GATGCCATCCGGATGATGATCACGCAGGCCAACAATCACCTCGAGGAGCTTAAGAGATCCCTTGCTCTGGCTGGAAGGTGA
- the ankrd6b gene encoding ankyrin repeat domain-containing protein 6b, which produces MSQQDAASVRALSERLLVASHKGQADNVVQLINKGAKVAVTKYGRTPLHLAAYKNHIEVVRILLKAGCDLDIQDDGDQTALHRAAVVGNSDVITALTQEGCALDRQDKDGNTALHEVAWHGFSQSVKLLVKAGANIHAKNKAGNTALHLACQNGHAQSTKVLLLGGARPDSKNNVGDTCLHVSARYNHVGVIRILLGAFCSVAERNQAGDTALHVAAMLNHKKTARLLLEAGADSNTQNNMGQTALEQARENNNPEVALLLTKAPQIQSFTRGRSVRKRRDKLRAEGRAQSVPRDEMLPSKESVSAAEETPSSDRSAQRQGNCRNESPQGTRQRKSRDRSRSRVKEKPSLSDPLSSRENKCKEQRKRSKSRASPPRAVPPPHSYKAYQLYTLYRDKDGKVMQAPLNGCRCEPLINKLENQLEATKEEMKSEIHTVQELMNNKMGQLDRKNKHQIRALDKMTLERVSAERMECLRRIDEKTKQERLEGEKRQASMVSELKNWCMSKLQRMEARLTADARCAPLHRSSSLDGCVTLRGDTGGPSAGSAHCLVPSDPTEPEEGHGGGDGGAPGEEGMLDNHYFVVQMDSSSDGKQNIQETFFSVAQDKSAPSSPLVVRPKARTLFSTDPHRPDRELQEASNSGQSNSLSPSRERRSNGQKDQKQDRDHKHSKSYKSRHHKRHSEVRTKDQDGTKTIEVFGEETFDQEGANIHALEVTQCFFDAVSTQMERWYERKVQEASWQAEQRAQADRATLLERISCLEDELRLLRTNRQEDS; this is translated from the exons ATGAGCCAGCAGGATGCGGCATCGGTGCGTGCACTCTCCGAGCGTCTCCTGGTAGCGTCGCACAAGGGCCAGGCCGACAATGTGGTGCAGCTGATCAACAAGGGTGCCAAGGTTGCCGTCACCAAG tatGGCCGGACTCCGCTGCATTTGGCCGCTTATAAAAACCATATCGAGGTGGTGAGGATCCTGTTGAAGGCCGGCTGCGATCTGGACATTCAGGATGAT GGCGATCAGACAGCATTACACAGAGCAGCTGTGGTGGGaaacagtgatgtcatcacagCGCTCACTCAGGAAGGGTGTGCACTGGACAGGCAAGACAAG GACGGAAACACGGCGCTGCACGAGGTTGCGTGGCATGGCTTCAGTCAGTCTGTCAAACTGCTGGTTAAAGCCGGGGCCAACATCCACGCTAAAAACAAG gcaGGGAACACGGCTCTACACTTGGCCTGCCAGAACGGTCATGCTCAGAGCACTAAAGTTCTGCTACTGGGCGGAGCTCGTCCCGACAGCAAAAACAAT GTAGGTGACACGTGCCTGCATGTCTCCGCCCGCTACAACCACGTGGGTGTTATCCGCATTCTACTAGGCGCTTTCTGTTCAGTGGCTGAGAGGAATCAG GCAGGAGATACGGCCCTGCACGTAGCAGCCATGCTCAATCATAAGAAGACGGCGCGTCTGCTGCTCGAAGCGGGAGCTGATAGCAACACCCAGAACAAT ATGGGACAAACTGCATTGGAACAGGCCAGAGAGAACAACAACCCTGAAGTAGCTCTGCTGCTGACTAAAGCACCACAG attcAGAGCTTCACCCGTGGCAGAAGTGTGAGGAAAAGGAGGGACAAGTTGAGAGCTGAAGGACGAGCACAGTCGGTCCCACGCGATGAGATGCTGCCGAGTAAG GAAAGTGTGTCTGCAGCGGAAGAAACTCCCAGCAGTGATCGTTCTGCACAGAGACAGGGGAACTGCAGGAACGAGTCACCACAGGGCACTCGGCAAAGAAAAAGCCGTGACCGGAGCCGCAGCCGAGTCAAAGAAAAG CCTTCCCTGTCAGACCCTCTATCCAGCAGGGAGAATAAGTGTAAAGAGCAGAGAAAGAGGAGTAAATCGAGAGCTTCGCCTCCCCGAGCTGTTCCTCCTCCCCACAGCTACAAGGCTTATCAgctatacacactgtacagggACAAAGACGGCAAGGTCATGCag GCTCCTCTGAACGGCTGCAGGTGTGAACCACTCATCAACAAACTGGAGAACCAGCTGGAGGCCACCAAAGAGGAGATGAAGTCTGAGATTCACACGGTCCAGGAGCTTATGAACAACAAGATGGGTCAGCTGGACCGCAAGAACAAACACCAG ATCAGAGCTCTGGATAAGATGACGTTAGAGAGAGTGTCTGCTGAAAGGATGGAGTGTTTACGTCGCATCGACGAGAAGACAAAACAGGAGCGCCTGGAGGGTGAAAAGAGACAG gcctcgATGGTGAGTGAACTGAAGAATTGGTGCATGTCTAAGCTCCAGAGGATGGAGGCACGTCTGACAGCAGATGCACGCTGTGCCCCTCTGCACCGCTCCTCCTCTCTAGATGGATGTGTAACACTGCGGGGTGACACAGGGGGTCCGTCTGCAGGCAGCGCCCACTGTCTGGTGCCCAGCGACCCAACTGAGCCTGAGGAGGGACacggaggaggagatggaggagctCCCGGAGAAGAGGGCATGCTGGATAATCATTACTTTGTGGTTCAGATGGACAGCTCTTCAG ATGGCAAACAGAACATCCAAGAGACGTTCTTCTCCGTGGCTCAGGACAAATCTGCACCATCCTCTCCTCTTGTAGTACGACCGAAAGCACGCACACTGTTCTCCACTGACCCCCACAGGCCAGACAGGGAACTACAGGAGGCCTCAAATTCAGGCCAATCCAACAGCCTGTCGCCGTCCAGAGAGCGCCGCAGCAATGGCCAAAAGGACCAAAAACAAGACCGGGACCACAAGCACAGCAAGAGTTATAAAAGCAGGCACCATAAAAGGCATTCTGAAGTGAGGACTAAGGACCAAGATGGGACTAAAACCATAGAGGTGTTCGGAGAGGAGACATTTGATCAGGAGGGGGCCAACATCCACGCGCTGGAGGTGACGCAGTGCTTCTTCGATGCGGTGTCCACGCAGATGGAGCGCTGGTACGAGCGCAAGGTCCAGGAGGCGAGCTGGCAGGCCGAGCAGCGAGCACAGGCTGATCGTGCCACCCTGCTGGAGAGGATCAGCTGCCTGGAAGATGAACTGAGGCTCCTCAGAACCAACAGGCAAGAGGACAGCTAG